A window of the Henckelia pumila isolate YLH828 chromosome 3, ASM3356847v2, whole genome shotgun sequence genome harbors these coding sequences:
- the LOC140892212 gene encoding DNA-directed RNA polymerase I subunit 1 — MAQTYEGTTEAVEAVRFGFMTDEELKKHSVVKITNPELLNTLEKPIPGGLYDYALGPLDENSRCKTCGQRQYNCPGHCGHIDLVLPAYNPLMFKFLEDILNKTCFYCFHFRSTREEVENCIFQLKQIAKGDIIGAKKFRLTRKLGNKAKYEWVLSMGIDEAEDSQGSCASHLSEHSSSQNNHDRHKKPYWDSSLLAEATSVLDEFLKKKIKKCKNCECKNPKISRPTFGWLHLGGLSDEQIRANHISRLKMPSNGGEDDKHSSEVVNASECSDLDDSETIEANSSIALSDDGEKLNTSHMNHKRRKNMGSEEVLINNLKGPLLPSEVRDIVRRLWDNEAPLCSLICNIQQQCEQSEKIQGHYMFFLETILVPPIKFRPPAKGGDSIMEHPHTLLLGKVLQSNIALGNAHVNNAEHSKIINRWMNLQQSINVLFDSKTASSQGQKDATSGICQLLEKKEGIFRQKMMGKRVNFSCRSVISPDPYLAINEIGIPPYFALRLTYPERVTPWNAAKLRGSVINGPEIHPGATVYVDSVATARLPPGNEKARVAISRKLPSSRGAVTQSGKSKDLEFEGKIVYRHLQDGDIVLVNRQPTLHKPSIMAHVVRVLKGEKTLRMHYANCSSYNADFDGDEINVHFPQDEISRAEAYNIVNANEQYIVPTRGDTVRGLIQDHIVGAVLLTMKDTFITRSEFSQLLYGSGVFSGGPGILPGKHALKISLVASEGLVDSVLPTVWKPEPLWTGKQVISALLNHVTRGCAPCTVKNQGKIPKNYFTENNCGKEEEDEDQNAEHKLLIWKNELVHGVIDKAQFGKFGLVHTVQELYGSNSAGILLSALSRLFTVFLQIHGFTCGLDDLIILPHFDVQRKEKLEGDDVGEEVHCDFVKFKPGQIGAEELQLEIEKAICADRESATASLDVKMKNKLTNKLTSEGSQILKHLLTTGLLKPFPRNCISVMTTTGAKGSTVNFQQISAYLGQQELEGKRVPRMVSGKTLPSFPPWDFTSRAGGFITDRFLTGLRPQEYYFHCMAGREGLVDTAVKTSRSGYLQRCLIKNLESLKVCYDYTVRDADGSIIQFYYGEDGVDVHQTSFLRNFDALEDNQGPIFQKFQIEREFNAYIEKLPEGLEEEANRYIEVAKKKSEIGKVNVTNKLHKRRKATSNKHLSDKLMTTITKPDKFIDLVKQKYLSSLAQAGEPVGVIAAQSVGEPSTQMTLNTFHLAGRGEMNVTLGIPRLQEILMTASENIKTPILTCPFLQWRFKRDVVSLVSNVKKVTIADLLESMEVQLSVDHRKQARIYKLIIKLKDSEFVSLEDTHQTLNSVFIKKLDDEIENHVGFLSRVLGIKNFKSSSRADELNDIDGDSGAGAQEKDDDDDDDDDGELDAGDDLGSDLLKRKQQATDEVDYKDESDAEPGEHELLAEQEKGITDDDHLEDEDTRKDEETEDSATDDEATDHEASNELNEDVVSVAKSNSKRSEAKRVKKSTGKLSDKKLRRVTYAAAEGLSFEVHFNFTLEPHLILSQLAQKTAKEVYIKRAGDISRCKMVQYDADEKTVIWDDKKKQKKGEFESPQTDGEDAAAYWAVKAFGVDFKSFWKMQEDLDTSRVYSNNIHAMLQTYGVEAARATIIREVKQVFDIYGVKIDYRHLSLIADYMTHAGGYRPMSRHGSICHSLSPFLKMSFETASKFIVEAASHGLTDDLETPSSRVCLGLPVKMGTGCFDLMQKLEA; from the exons ATGGCTCAAACATATGAG GGGACGACGGAGGCTGTCGAGGCAGTGAGATTTGGTTTCATGACAGATGAAGAATTGAAGAAGCATAGTGTTGTTAAGATTACTAATCCCGAATTACTCAACACTCTCGAGAAGCCAATCCCCGGTGGACTGTACGATTATGCCTTGGGCCCTCTTGATGAAAACTCTCG GTGTAAAACATGTGGTCAAAGGCAATATAACTGCCCTGGTCATTGTGGTCACATCGATCTTGTTCTGCCCGCATATAATCCTCTGATGTTTAAGTTTCTGGAAGATATCCTTAATAAAACCTGTTTTTACTGCTTTCATTTTCGATCAACTAGAGAAGAG GTGGAGAATTGCATTTTTCAATTGAAACAGATTGCAAAGGGCGATATCATCGGGGCAAAAAAGTTTAGGTTGACACGAAAGTTAGGAAACAAAGCGAAGTATGAGTGGGTCTTATCAATGGGTATAGACGAAGCAGAAGATAGTCAAGGGAGTTGTGCATCACACTTATCAGAACACTCCAGTAGTCAAAATAACCATGACCGTCATAAGAAGCCTTACTGGGATTCTTCTCTGCTCGCTGAAGCCACTTCTGTTCTGGATGAGTTTTTAAAGAAAAAGATTAAGAAGTGCAAGAATTGTGAATGCAAGAATCCAAAGATTAGCAGACCAACTTTTGGATGGTTGCATCTG GGTGGACTCTCTGACGAGCAAATTCGGGCGAATCACATTAGCAGGTTGAAGATGCCTTCCAATGGGGGAGAAGACGATAAGCATTCATCTGAGGTGGTTAATGCTAGTGAATGCTCAGACTTGGATGATTCTGAGACCATTGAGGCAAATTCGTCTATAGCTTTGTCTGATGATGGTGAAAAGCTCAATACAAGTCACATGAACCATAAAAGAAGGAAGAATATGGGTTCTGAAGAAGTGCTAATTAACAATTTAAAAGGGCCTCTGTTGCCATCAGAG GTTAGAGACATTGTGCGCCGTTTGTGGGATAATGAAGCTCCTCTTTGCTCATTAATATGTAATATTCAGCAGCAATGTGAACAATCTGAAAAAATACAAGGTCACTATATGTTTTTCCTGGAGACTATTCTCGTACCCCCAATAAAATTCCGCCCTCCGGCCAAAGGTGGTGATTCC ataaTGGAGCACCCTCACACTCTTCTGTTGGGTAAGGTACTGCAGTCAAATATTGCTTTAGGAAATGCGCATGTGAATAATGCTGAGCATTCGAAGATCATTAATCGCTGGATGAATCTTCAGCAATCTATTAATGTGTTATTTGATAGCAAAACTGCAAGTA GTCAAGGTCAAAAAGATGCCACTTCTGGAATTTGTCAGCTGCTGGAGAAGAAAGAAGGTATTTTCCGTCAGAAGATGATGGGCAAAAGAGTCAATTTTTCTTGCCGGTCTGTTATATCTCCAGATCCTTATTTGGCAATTAATGAAATTGGAATTCCTCCATATTTTGCATTGAGATTAACCTATCCTGAG AGGGTTACTCCTTGGAATGCTGCTAAATTGAGGGGTTCCGTCATTAATGGGCCTGAAATTCATCCTGGAGCTACAGTATACGTTGATAGTGTAGCCACCGCAAGGCTGCCCCCTGGCAATGAGAAAGCTCGAGTGGCAATATCTAGAAAATTACCTTCTTCAAGAGGGGCAGTTACACAATCAGGGAAGAGCAAGGATCTTGAATTTGAAGGCAAGATCGTTTATCGCCACTTGCAGGATGGGGATATCGTGCTTGTGAATCGCCAG CCTACACTCCACAAGCCAAGCATTATGGCTCATGTCGTCCGTGTATTAAAAGGAGAGAAAACACTGCGCATGCATTATGCAAATTGCAG CTCCTACAATGCTGATTTTGATGGGGATGAGATTAACGTTCATTTTCCTCAGGATGAAATTTCTCGTGCTGAAGCTTATAACATTGTAAATGCTAATGAGCAGTACATTGTTCCAACAAGGGGTGATACTGTGAGGGGATTGATTCAG GATCATATTGTTGGTGCTGTTCTTCTGACAATGAAGGATACATTTATTACACGTAGTGAATTCAGTCAGCTGCTCTACGGATCCGGGGTGTTTTCAGGTGGGCCTGGTATACTTCCAGGCAAGCATGCCTTGAAAATTTCGTTAGTAGCTTCCGAGGGTCTGGTGGACTCTGTTTTGCCTACAGTATGGAAACCAGAGCCTCTCTGGACGGGAAAGCAG GTCATTTCAGCGTTGTTGAATCATGTAACTAGAGGCTGTGCGCCTTGTACTGTAAAAAATCAGGGGAAAATACCAAAGAATTATTTCACTGAGAATAATTGCGGAAAAGAAGAGGAAGACGAAGATCAGAATGCTGAACACAAGTTGCTGATTTGGAAAAATGAGCTTGTGCACGGTGTGATTGACAAGGCTCAATTTGGAAAGTTTGGTCTGGTTCACACAGTGCAAGAGCTTTATGGATCTAACAGTGCTGGCATTTTGCTATCTGCATTGAGTCGCTTATTCACAGTCTTTTTGCAG ATTCATGGATTCACATGTGGGCTAGATGATCTTATCATATTGCCTCACTTTGATGTCCAACGGAAGGAGAAACTTGAAGGAGATGATGTTGGTGAAGAGGTTCACTGTGATTTTGTGAAGTTCAAACCTGGACAAATAG GCGCCGAAGAACTGCAGTTGGAAATTGAGAAAGCCATATGCGCTGACAGAGAATCTGCCACAGCATCGTTGGATgttaaaatgaaaaataaattgacAAATAAGCTCACTAGCGAAGGTTCTCAGATACTCAAACATTTACTTACAACTGGATTGTTAAAACCTTTCCCAAGGAACTGTATTTCTGTTATGACGACAACCGGGGCAAAAGGCAGTACG GTGAATTTTCAACAAATATCTGCCTATCTAGGGCAACAGGAGTTGGAAGGTAAAAGGGTTCCCCGCATGGTGTCTGGGAAAACTTTGCCATCATTTCCGCCCTGGGACTTCACTTCTAGAGCAGGGGGCTTCATCACTGATCGTTTTCTAACTGGTCTTCGGCCTCAGGAATATTATTTCCATTGCATGGCTGGTCGTGAAGG GTTAGTTGATACAGCAGTAAAAACATCTCGCAGTGGATATTTACAGCGGTGCCTGATAAAAAATCTTGAGAGCCTGAAAGTTTGTTATGATTATACTGTCCGTGATGCTGATGGTTCCATCATTCAGTTCTATTATGGAGAAGATGGAGTCGACGTGCACCAGACAAGCTTTCTAAGAAATTTCGATGCACTAGAAGAT AATCAAGGGCCGATTTTCCAAAAGTTTCAAATTGAGCGCGAGTTCAATGCTTACATTGAAAAGTTGCCTGAGGGCCTCGAAGAAGAAGCCAAtcgctatattgaagtggcaaAAAAGAAATCAGAAATAGGGAAGGTGAATGTAACCAACAAGCTTCATAAAAGACGAAAGGCAACAAGTAACAAGCATCTATCCGATAAACTAATGACAACCATAACAAAGCCAGACAAGTTCATAGATTTGGTGAAGCAAAAGTATCTGTCAAGCCTAGCACAAGCAGGAGAACCTGTCGGTGTCATTGCTGCTCAGTCTGTTGGGGAACCATCAACCCAGATGAC GCTCAACACATTTCATCTCGCTGGCCGTGGTGAAATGAATGTTACGCTTGGTATACCACGTCTCCAGGAGATTTTGATGACCGCATCAGAAAATATTAAGACTCCTATCTTGACGTGCCCGTTCTTGCAATGGAGATTCAA GCGTGATGTCGTGTCTCTTGTGTCAAATGTGAAGAAGGTCACTATAGCAGATTTGTTGGAGAGTATGGAAGTTCAACTCTCAGTTGATCATCGTAAACAAGCTAGAATCTACAAGctgataattaaattaaaagattctGAATTCGTGTCTTTAGAAGACACACACCAAACTCTCAACTCTGTGTTCATTAAGAAATTGGATGATGAAATAGAGAATCACGTTGGTTTTCTATCACGAGTTTTGGGAATTAAAAATTTCAAGTCCAGTTCGAGAGCAgatgagttgaacgacatcgaTGGCGATTCTGGTGCTGGAGCACAAGAAAAGGAtgacgacgacgacgacgacgacgacggAGAACTGGATGCCGGAGATGACCTTGGTTCAGATCTACTAAAAAGAAAGCAACAAGCTACGGATGAGGTGGATTACAAGGATGAATCTGATGCTGAACCTGGTGAACATGAGTTACTGGCGGAACAGGAAAAAGGAATTACTGATGATGACCATCTGGAGGATGAAGATACCAGGAAAGATGAAGAAACTGAAGACTCAGCGACTGACGATGAAGCGACTGACCATGAGGCGTCTAATGAGCTAAACGAGGATGTTGTGTCAGTAGCTAAATCAAATAGCAAACGGAGTGAAGCGAAAAGAGTGAAGAAGTCAACAGGAAAATTATCCGATAAGAAATTACGTAGGGTAACATACGCCGCTGCCGAAGGCTTGTCTTTTGAAGTGCACTTCAACTTCACCTTGGAGCCTCATTTGATTCTTTCCCAG CTTGCCCAAAAAACGGCCAAGGAGGTATACATCAAGAGAGCTGGCGATATCAGTCGGTGTAAAATGGTGCAATACGATGCAGATGAAAAAACGGTCATTTGggatgataaaaaaaaacaaaagaagggTGAGTTTGAAAGCCCACAAACTGATGGAGAGGATGCAGCGGCCTATTGGGCAGTAAAGGCATTCGGAGTTGATTTCAAATCTTTCTGGAAAATGCAAGAGGACTTAGATACAAGCCGTGTATATTCCAACAATATCCATGCAATGTTGCAGACATATGGAGTAGAAGCCGCCAGAGCCACCATAATAAGAGAGGTGAAGCAAGTTTTCGATATTTATGGAGTAAAGATTGATTATAGGCATTTAAGCTTGATCGCGGACTACATGACACACGCTGGTGGATACCGGCCAATGAGCAGACACGGAAGCATTTGCCATTCTTTGTCGCCGTTTCTTAAGATGTCATTTGAGACAGCATCTAAATTTATTGTTGAAGCAGCATCTCACGGGCTAACAGACGACCTGGAGACGCCGTCTTCTAGAGTTTGTCTGGGCTTGCCTGTGAAGATGGGGACTGGTTGTTTTGACTTGATGCAAAAGTTGGAAGCTTGA